The genome window GAAAGTGAAAATGCAAAGGCAGTAGCGAATCAATCTCAATATTCACAATTAACACCAGGCATTACAGCAATGGATGCAGTGTGGCAGCCAATTGACTCAGCACTTCAAACGATTGCAACAGGAAAAGCGAAGCCAAAAGAGGCCCTGTCAACAGCAGTCGAGACAATTAAAGGTTCCATTGCTGCTAATAGTGGAAACTAACTAGGAATAAGAGGGGAACAGTATCCAAAAAATACTGGTCCCTTTTAAAAGGAGAGAGGTGAAGTTTAAGTATGAGCTTCCAAGCAAAGGCAGTTGATACAGATACAAAGACAGCGAAAAGAGCTGCATTATTATCAATCATTCCAGGTTTAGGACAGTTCTATAATAAACAATGGGGAAAGGGAGCATTCTTCCTTATCTTTTCTATCGCATTTATTGTTGTTTTTAAGGATTTATTTAATATGGGACTATGGGGGATTGTTACGCTTGGGGAACAAGTGCCCCGAGATAATTCCATCTTCTTGCTTGCAGAGGGCATTATCGCTGTAATTGTTATTTTCTTCGGATTAGCTTTTTATTACTTAAATATAAAAGATGCCTATGCGATTGGAAAGAGAAGAGAAGAAGGATTTGCTATTCCCTCCATAAAAGAGCAGTATCAGGTTCTTTTAGCAGAAGGATATCCATATATCATTACAAGTCCAGCCTTCCTTTTACTTATTTTCTCTGTTATTTTTCCGATCCTATTTTGTTTTGCACTTGCCTTTACTAATTATGACCTGTATCATTCCGCTCCAGCTAATTTAGTGGATTGGGTAGGACTTGAGACATTTAAAAAGATATTTACCGTCGATATATGGAGAGCTACTTTTTTTGATGTATTAGGATGGACTTTAATTTGGACACTGATTGCCTCAACGCTTCAAGTGGCAATCGGGATTTTTTTAGCGGTGGTTGTTCATCAGAAGGAATTACGCTTTAAAAAATTCTTTCGTACTATTTTAGTGCTACCGTGGGCTGTACCTGGATTTGTAACAATTTTAGTATTTGCAGGTATGTTCAATGATAGCTTTGGTGCGATTAATACTTCCATCTTAGCCTTTTTGGGGATCGATAGTATTCCTTGGCTGACAAGTCCAAACTGGACACGATTAGCGTTATTGCTTATACAAGGATGGCTCGGTTTTCCATATATATTCATTGTCACCACGGGGGTACTTCAATCGATTTCCGATGATCTTTACGAAGCAGCAACGATTGACGGAGCATCCCCCCTTCAAAAGTTCAAAAATATTACGCTGCCACTTATTTTATACTCAATGGCACCTATTATTATTACGCAATATACGTTTAATTTTAATAACTTTAATATTATCTATCTTTTTAATGCGGGAGGACCAGCTGTGCCAGGATCAACAGCCGGTGGTACAGATATTTTAGTTTCTTGGATTTATAAATTAACGATGCAGAACAGTCAATATGCACTTGCTGCTGCATTGACGATTTTACTAAGTATTTTTGTTATTAGTATTGCTCTTTGGCAATTCAGAAGAACGAATTCGTTTAAGGAGGTAAAATAAGATGGCCAAAAAAACGGTCAGTATCAAAAAACAGCGGACTATTCGGATGACACTTACTTACCTCCTCTTGCTTATTGTATGTACCCTTATTATTTATCCGTTAGTATGGACGATTGGTGCTAGCTTCAATCCAGGTAACAGTTTGGTAAGCACGAGTATTATCCCAGATAATCCAACAGTGGGTCATTACAAAGACCTTTTTCAACAGGAAGGCACTCTTTACTATGGAAAATGGTATATGAATTCCATGAAGATTAGTATTCTTAC of Niallia circulans contains these proteins:
- a CDS encoding sugar ABC transporter permease, which encodes MSFQAKAVDTDTKTAKRAALLSIIPGLGQFYNKQWGKGAFFLIFSIAFIVVFKDLFNMGLWGIVTLGEQVPRDNSIFLLAEGIIAVIVIFFGLAFYYLNIKDAYAIGKRREEGFAIPSIKEQYQVLLAEGYPYIITSPAFLLLIFSVIFPILFCFALAFTNYDLYHSAPANLVDWVGLETFKKIFTVDIWRATFFDVLGWTLIWTLIASTLQVAIGIFLAVVVHQKELRFKKFFRTILVLPWAVPGFVTILVFAGMFNDSFGAINTSILAFLGIDSIPWLTSPNWTRLALLLIQGWLGFPYIFIVTTGVLQSISDDLYEAATIDGASPLQKFKNITLPLILYSMAPIIITQYTFNFNNFNIIYLFNAGGPAVPGSTAGGTDILVSWIYKLTMQNSQYALAAALTILLSIFVISIALWQFRRTNSFKEVK